Genomic segment of Ewingella sp. CoE-038-23:
AGGGGTTCCGGCGATTCTGCTGGGTGCTGGCATCGTGTTCCCGGTGGCGAACTTCGCGGCGTCTCTGGTGACTGGCCTGATTCTGGGGCTGGCGGTGGGTTACATCATCATTCTGGCGCGTAAATTTACCATCAACCAGAGTAACTCGACCTATGGCGCAGACGTCATGATGGGCGCGGGTAACGCCTCAGGCCGCTTCCTCGGCCCGTTGATTATCCTCTCCGCCATGGCGGCTTCAATCCCCATCGGTCTGGGGTCATTGCTCGGCGCGCTGGTGTTCTATATCTGGCAGAAACCGATCACCGGCGGCGCAATTTTAGGCGCGATGATCCTCGGTGCAATTTTCCCAGTATCGCTGTAGTAGAAAGCAATAAAACGAGTTAAATCAGGCGTCGGCGGCTCGCCGCTGACGCCTAAAAGCAGGACAGAACGGGGCGGGTGGCCACTGTGACTGCCCTGCGTTTACGGAGAATGGCGTATGTTGTATGACCTGATAATCCGACAGGCAAAAAGCTCAGACGGCAGCTTGACGGATATTGCAATTCACGACGGTAAAATCGCCGCCATCGGCCAGCTGGATTCCAGCGTCAGCGCCAAACGGATTCTCGAACTACAGGGCAAGGTTTTCGCCAGCGCCGGGTGGATCGACTCTCATGTTCACTGTTATAGCAAATCGCCGATTTATCACGACGAGCCGGATTTAGT
This window contains:
- a CDS encoding DUF4310 family protein, which encodes MEEQAKSGFWYAEWSFPIFVGLLSSGVFAGTHMYYLYGIGAFNEVAFVSMLRSGMDTGVYGAVAAFGASFLFARIIEGSLVGILDIGGAIQTGIGLGVPAILLGAGIVFPVANFAASLVTGLILGLAVGYIIILARKFTINQSNSTYGADVMMGAGNASGRFLGPLIILSAMAASIPIGLGSLLGALVFYIWQKPITGGAILGAMILGAIFPVSL